In one Nicotiana sylvestris chromosome 8, ASM39365v2, whole genome shotgun sequence genomic region, the following are encoded:
- the LOC104240699 gene encoding bax inhibitor 1-like produces MEGFTSFFNSQSASRNRWSYDSLKNFRQISPLVQIHLKQVYLTLCCALVASAAGVYLHILWNIGGLLTTLACMGSMVWLLSTHPYQEQKRVALLMVAALFEGASVGTLIKAAIDFDPSIVIGAFVGCAVVFGCFSAAAMVARRREYLYLGGLLSSGVSLLCWLQLASSIFGGSMALFKFELYLGLLVFVGYIVVDTQEIIEKAHLGDLDYVKHALTLFTDFVAVFVRILIIMLKNATEKEEEKKKKRRD; encoded by the exons ATGGAAGGTTTTACCTCGTTCTTCAACTCGCAATCGGCGTCGCGCAACCGCTGGAGCTACGATTCTCTCAAAAACTTCCGCCAGATCTCTCCTCTCGTTCAAATTCATCTCAAGCAg GTCTACCTTACTCTATGCTGTGCTTTAGTAGCATCAGCTGCTGGGGTTTACCTTCACATTCTTTGGAATATTGGTGGCTTACTCACAACACTGGCTTGTATGGGAAGCATGGTGTGGCTTTTGTCGACCCATCCTTATCAAGAG CAAAAAAGGGTGGCGCTTCTGATGGTGGCTGCACTCTTTGAAGGGGCTTCTGTTGGTACTCTAATTAAAGCGGCCATTGACTTCGACCCAAG CATTGTGATTGGGGCTTTTGTAGGTTGTGCTGTGGTATTTGGTTGCTTCTCAGCTGCTGCCATGGTGGCAAGGCGCAGAGAGTACTTGTACCTTGGGGGGCTTCTTTCATCAGGTGTCTCCCTCCTCTGTTGGTTGCAACTGGCGTCCTCCATCTTTGGTGGTTCCATGGCCCTTTTCAAGTTTGAG TTGTATCTTGGGCTCTTGGTGTTTGTGGGCTACATTGTTGTAGACACCCAGGAGATCATTGAGAAGGCTCACTTGGGTGATTTGGACTACGTTAAGCATGCATTGACCCTATTTACAGACTTTGTTGCTGTCTTTGTGCGTATTCTGATCATCATG cTGAAGAATGCAACtgagaaggaagaagagaagaagaagaagaggagagaCTAG